A region of Streptomyces sp. WMMC500 DNA encodes the following proteins:
- a CDS encoding rod shape-determining protein, whose translation MSFIGRDMAVDLGTANTLVYVRGRGIVLNEPSVVAINTNTGGILAVGAEAKKMIGRTPGNIVAVRPLKDGVIADFEITERMLRYFILKIHKRRYLARPRVVVCVPSGITGVERRAVIEASTQAGARQVHIIEEPMAAAIGSGLPVHEATGNMVVDIGGGTTEVAVISLGGIVTAQSIRVAGDELDNAIIQHIKKEYSLLLGERTAEMIKITIGSAYDTDRDEHTEIRGRDLVSGLPKTVVISSAEVRKAMEEPLNAIVDAVKTTLDKCPPELSGDIMDRGIVLTGGGALLAGLDERLRHETGMPIHLAEEPLDSVALGSGKCVEEFEALQQVLDAQPRR comes from the coding sequence TCGACCTTGGGACCGCCAACACGCTGGTGTACGTCAGAGGCCGGGGCATCGTGCTGAACGAGCCGTCGGTCGTGGCCATCAACACCAACACCGGCGGGATCCTCGCGGTCGGCGCCGAGGCGAAGAAGATGATCGGCCGCACCCCGGGCAACATCGTCGCGGTGCGTCCGCTGAAGGACGGCGTCATCGCCGACTTCGAGATCACGGAACGGATGCTGCGCTACTTCATCCTGAAGATCCACAAGCGCCGCTACCTCGCCCGCCCGCGCGTCGTGGTCTGCGTCCCCTCGGGCATCACGGGAGTCGAGCGCCGCGCGGTCATCGAGGCCTCGACCCAGGCGGGCGCGCGCCAGGTGCACATCATCGAGGAGCCCATGGCCGCGGCGATCGGCTCCGGGCTGCCGGTGCACGAGGCGACGGGGAACATGGTCGTGGACATCGGCGGCGGCACCACCGAGGTCGCGGTGATCTCCCTCGGCGGCATCGTCACCGCGCAGTCCATCCGGGTCGCCGGGGACGAGCTGGACAACGCGATCATCCAGCACATCAAGAAGGAGTACAGCCTCCTGCTCGGCGAGCGCACCGCCGAGATGATCAAGATCACCATCGGCTCCGCGTACGACACCGACCGGGACGAGCACACCGAGATCCGCGGCCGGGACCTGGTCAGCGGGCTGCCGAAGACGGTCGTGATCTCCTCGGCCGAGGTGCGCAAGGCCATGGAGGAGCCGCTCAACGCGATCGTCGACGCGGTCAAGACGACGCTCGACAAGTGCCCGCCGGAGCTGTCCGGCGACATCATGGACCGCGGCATCGTGCTCACCGGGGGCGGCGCGCTGCTGGCCGGCCTCGACGAGCGGCTGCGGCACGAGACGGGGATGCCGATCCACCTCGCAGAGGAGCCGCTCGACTCCGTCGCGCTCGGCTCCGGCAAGTGCGTCGAGGAGTTCGAGGCGCTGCAGCAGGTGCTGGACGCACAACCGCGCCGCTAG